The Sinomicrobium kalidii region CGGCTGCTTTGCCGCATAAAGATCATGAGAAATACAAAGTTCATATCAATATCTGGGATGAAAAGGGAACCGGGCAATTCAGCTATGAAATGCCTTTTACGGTCACAGGAAATGATTTTCTGGATATTGAAACGTCCGGTGCAACCTATGACAATATCTATTTGTGGGATCAGACCGGACATCAACTTGTTACGGACAAAACCATTAATGCAGATCATTCATTTGTGTTGATTGTAGAAGGTGCTGACGGTTTTAAACAAACCGAAGGAGTAGTGTTTCCGGTTTTTTCCATTGAAATTACTGACCGACGGGGAAACATTTTGCTTTCAGACGCCAATCTTTTCAAAAAATATGAAGACACCGGATTGGATGCAGATACGTTCAACGATAAATTATATGCAACGATTGGTTTTTACGGTGGTAAGGTCCATAACCCGTGCAAATTGAAAGCGGTGCTGAAAGACCAACATTCGGAAAAACAAATTGCGGTAACCACAGAATTGGAAATCAGATAATTATCTGCGTCTAAAAATATAAGCTACAGAAAAATGGAGAAAACAATGACATTAACATCACTCATACGACATAAAATAAGATCAACCCTGATCATACTTCTCATTTGCCTGAGTAGCTCACCCGTGTTTGCACAAGATCTCAACCTGCAGTTAAATGGTGTGGGCGAACAGCGGTATATTACAGATAAACAAAGCAGAATAACATTACAAACGAAGGTGGAAGGCCTGAAAATTGACAAAAACCATCAAATACAAATTCAGAAAATTACTACGGCGGTAGATAATACCGGCTATTCCCTGCGCTGGCTTACAGGCTATCCTTACGGCGGGTATTTTCAGAAAGATGATCACTTGCCGATTGCGTTCAGCGCCCCCGGAAGGCAGGCTACCGAAATTGAAAAAATAGAAGGCGTACTGCAATACTTTACTATTTCCGAAGACAAAAAGTCGAAAGTTACCATTGCCAATATTACCGAACGGAAAAACGAAAACCTCCTGAAAGGGATTCACCCCGATATCCGGCTCATACAAATTGATGTTGATAGTTTAAAGAAGTTAAGCGATGAAAGCAACAAGGATTACGATGCCGCCGTTGGGGACCTTCACCGTAAGTCTGGCATTGGTAGATCAAAACAGGATGCCCTGCACATTGTAAACTATATGCTCTGGAATGCAAAACCCGGGCACGACCTTGTTTTTTATGTAGAAGATAAAAATAAAGAACTGTACAGACTGGAAATCTACGATGATAAGGGAAAAAAAGTGAGTACAAGCTATTCTCATGGAAGAGAACAATACAGGGTTGGATGTGACGAACCGTTGCAACCGGATTACACATTAAGGATTATTGTAAAAAACGAAGATGCCATTGAAGAGCTCCCGTTTCAATTAAAAAACATAAAATTACCCTAAGTGATGCGACTGACGAAAATCATAATATCCGCTGTGTTTACCCTTATGGCCACCGTAGCTTTTTCACAGGACCTTCACGTGTTTTTGCACAATGTGGAAGAAGACCGGTTTTGGGGCGAAGACAAAAACCGGTCGCGTAACGATACCGTAAGCAGAATAACCCTCATAACAATGATCAACGGCCTGCAACTGGATAAAGACCACTTCATTAAAGTGAAAAATGTCAGGGCGGCAGATGATAAAGGGAAGCAACTAAAAGAGTTGGGGGACCCTTTCTGGGGCAAAAGGCCCGCTGAATACCAGGCGAAGAAGAAAGTGGAACTCGCATTTGAAGCCCCGACCCGGAATGCCGCCAGAATAAAGGTTGTGGAAGGCATTATTCAGTATTTTACCCCTACCGAAGAGAACAACGCGAAAATGGTAATACGCGATTTCATCCATAGGGAAAACGAAAATTTACTGGCTGATTTCCGGGTTGGTATGGAGCTTACGCTCATTGAGGCAGATAGCTTGCAAACCATAGCGAAAGCAAGGAAAAAAGCCTTTCATACGAAGATTGAACAATTAAAAAAAGAAAACGAAATAGCAGATGAGGAAGCAGAAGAACTGGATTTTGTAATCGGGTTACTTGGCGATATCATCCGTTTTGATGATGCTTATCCAAGCCGAACGCTTAACTTTTATCGAAATGACGGCAAAGAGCATATTTATCAGATCAATGTATATAACGGCAATGACGAGAAAATAAACACGGGCTATACATTTTCAGAGGACCTGTATCAAATTAAGTTAAGTGAAGTGCCGGCCGCTGATTGCAGAATGGAGGTCATTCTTGAAAATGAAAACGCCGTAAAAGAACTCAGGTTCCGGTTGGAAAATATCATTTTACCCTAAAATAATACCTCATGTGGATCAGAATAAAGGATATCAGTGTTAAACAAGTAAGTGCAGCACATTTAAAAAACCCGAGAAACCCGGGGGGGCCAATGGTACTCGATTTATTGCAAAGGGAAAGCAGAACCGCATTTACCGTACATAAAACGAAAAAAGTATTTCCCCGATACGTAGAAACCCCTGCAGGAATCCGTATTCCAAAGCGGAAGTGGTCGGGTGAAATGAAAGAATTTGCACAACAGGAACTGGCAAAAATACCGCCGCAAAAAGGAGTGCGTAAGCTAACCGTTTTCGGGTGGATTTTCTTTTTGTCTGCCTTTGGTCTGTTAGGATATCTCGTTTATGAAGGAATACAGGAACCGGCGCAACAAAGAGCCTATCAACAGGAAATGGCCGAAAAAGCAAAGCTGAATGAAGGCGATATTTACTTTGGCAATTTCACCAGATATAAACAGAAGGGAAGTCCCATGGGGGCAGATGTGAAGTTCGGTTGGTTTAAGGTGGTGAAAATAGAAGGCGATACCTATTTCATAGCTCCGGGTACGGATATGAGCAAATCTTCACAGCCGAAAGCACAGATGAACAGCACTGATTTTGAGGTGGAGGGTGTAGCCGCCAAAGCAAAGGAACTGGAAGCGTATTCAAAACGGTTGATCTCGGAAGATGGTTTAACCGAGTTTTACCTGGGTGAAAGAAAAGAATGAGAAGCCGGGACGGGTTGGGAATATACACCGAATATCCGGATGTCGGTACTCCGGCAATCAGCTGATCTTTAAATCTCTAATTCTGTAAACCTCATAAAAAATGAAATCATGAAAAAAAGTCTGAAAATTATCGCGATCCTGATCTTTTGCGGGATGATGCCCGTTTCCTGTGGCAACAGCAATACAAAAGATGTTTCCGGGGAACCTGAGTATGCGGAACTGGCCAATAACATCTTCTTTACCAACCAGCCGCTGTACTACTACAAATACACAGACGGCAGCGGTATAAAAACCGGCTATTTTCTCAGCCCCGATCCTGCCGCCTCCGGTGGAGAAAAAGTGGAGGATATTCCTAAAGGCAGCCATATCAAGATTTCCAAAATATATGAAGTTACCGATGGCGATAGTAAAACCATCCGGATCACCGGAGAAATTATCCCTACGCCCACCACGGCACTGGAATACGAAATGGTCTGGACCAGGGATAAACCTGTTTTTGGGAGCCGGGAATAAATATGCCGGAAAATAAGGCTTAAGACCTTAAACTGTCTAAGCCTGTCATCCGGATCAATACAGGATGTAGCTACACTTCAAAAACAACATCCCGGGCTCATCACTTTAATATCGCCAAATACCGGACATCTGTCAATTTCACCGTGATGTAGACGCTTTGTAGACGCCCTTCAAATGGCTTGTAGTCACTGTGTATGCGCTTAAACATTGCCGCCGGCCGGCGGTGCCCCTACTTTTGTTCCGGAAGTTTTTAACAGGCCTCGATACAGGTCAAAACGATGTTCGGTATATGCATAAATTCTACTTCACTTTTCTTATAGCGTGTTTGGCGGGGGTGTTTGTTCAGGCACAAACCATTATTCATGTTGCTCCTAAAGCACGGGGTACGGGCGATGGTTTGTCGTGGGAAAATGCAAGAAGTATTCAAAACGCCGTTAACAATGCTTCAGAGGATGATGAAATTTGGATACAAGCCGGCACGTATCATATTAGCGAAACCTTAAACCTCAACGTTTCGGATGTAAAACTCTTCGGCGGTTTTGACGGCACGGAAGAAACTCGTGGTGACCGCGATTGGAAAACCAACAAAACCATTCTCGATGGCGGAGGTTCCACCCAGATACTGGTGGTAAACGAAGAAAATACGGCTTTTGACGAAATAGAAAATATGGTGATAGACGGCATTCGGTTTAAGAACGGAAGATACACTGGTGCCGGTGCCGGAGGGGGTGCCCTTCACATAAACCCCAGTGATGAAAGCAACATCACCATCCGGAGTTGCCGTTTTAACAATAATTTTTCCGAAACAAACGGTGGTGCTCTTTACATTGTGGAAGAAGGCTATTCCTATGGGAAATTAGTGGTGAACAAATGCCAGTTCAGCAACAATACTGCCGAGGAAAGTGGCGGGGCTGTTTATGTACAGAACCGTTCCGATGTGCGTTTTACGTTCAAAAATTCGGTCTTTACAAAAAACACCGCCAAACAATTCTACGGAGGGGCCATCCGTAAGTCTTCGGGAGGGAATGGAGTACCCTTTACCGTTCAAAACTGTAAATTCGTGCAGAACGAAACGGGGGGGACCGGAGGTGCCCTGGGTTTAGAATTCTCCGATAGTGATGTGGTAGAGGGTTCAAGGTTTACAGCAAACAAAGCGCGCGACGGGGGAGCCATTGGAATTAGGGAAACCTTAACGATAAGAGACAATTATTTTAAAAATAATCAGGCAACAGTAAACGGTGGCGCTATACACACATACAGCCATAGCACAACACTCTATGCCGAGCGTTGCCACTTTGTACAGAATACTGCCGGTGAAAACGGAGGCGCCATTTACAATGCCGGGAATACTATTGACAATGAGAATATGACCATGGTAAATTCCCTGTTTCAGGGGAATGTGGCCCTTGTCAGGGGCGGGGCTATATACAACAACAACGGAGGATGGCTTAGCGTAGTGAACTGCACCTTTGTAAACAATAGCAATACGGCCGTTATATACGATTATTACGATTCCAACACAAAAATCTACAACTCCGTATTTTGGGACAATACCACGGAAAGGGAAGGGTATTACCCGGATATTAGCTCCGATTATTTCCCTGTATCAACCGACGTAACACTCGATGTAAGAAGAAACATCCTGCAAAAATACCCCGACGGCACCGCTAATTTAATTATGGACCCGCTATTAACTGCCAATTTCCACCTGCAACCCGGAAGTCCTGCCATAGATGCAGGAGCAGCCGCACGTTTTAACGAAGTTTCCCTAACCCGCGCTGCAAATACCACCGACCTTGGCGGAAATGACCGCCGCCAGGGAGAGAACATAGATATAGGTGCTTTTGAAGCAAAAGAAACGGAAGGTGAGACCGAAATCATCCCCAATAACAATATCCTTTATGTAGATCAAAACGTAGATACTGCCGACCCCAACTATACCGACGCCGGCGACTCCTGGGAAAACGCCGTGGTAGAACTCCGCGATGCTTTAGACTGGGCACAGGACTGGGACGCCACAACAGATGGCGCCTTACAGATTTGGGTAGCTACAGGCAACTACCGCCCCACCGGCGACCCCACCGACCGGGAAGCCACCTTTCAACTCGTCAGTGGCGTGGAAATCTATGGTGGTTTTGACGCTACGGAAACCGATTTGGACGAACGCGATTGGGAAAACAACGTGGCTGTTTTAAGCGGCGACATTGATGATAATGATGCTCAGGACATCATCACCGACCCGCAAAACCAAATACGGGGAGCCAACAGCTACAACGTAGTAACCGGCTCCGGTACGGACAATACAGCCGCGCTAAATGGATTTACCATTACCGGGGGATCTGATAATAGTGGGAGTATCGATGGCGGTGGCGGTATTTTTATGGAGTCCGGCTCTCCTTCGCTTGGTTATCTAACCATTATCGGCAACCGGGCTACTGTTGCCCGCAATGGCGGAGGTGTTTTTATTACAGGCAGCAGCGCACCTACGATTACCCATTCCCGGTTTACTCACAACTTTTCAGGTTTTCGCGGAGGTGGGATTATAAACAACGGCGGCACGCTCATCATGGCCTATTGTACTATCTCCGGAAATATGAGTAACTCCCGCGGAGGAGGTGTTAGTAATGCCGGAACCCTTGAAATGATGAACTGCCTTATATTTAATAATGAAACCGGATCAGCAGGCGGCGGGATTAGTAATTTCGGTGGTGGAACTCTTACTCTGACCAATTGTACCGTAACAGAAAATACAGCAAACAGCCCGGATTATGGTGGTGGCGGGATTAATAACCAGGGGACCCTCACGCTGAATAACAGTATCCTTTGGGGCAATGAGGCTCCCCTTGTTGGTAAGGAATTTAGGACTATAGGTACGGCCACGTTTTCCCACAGTCTTTACGCCGACAGTGCTTACGATGTTGCCGGTACCATAACCGACAACGGTGGCAACCTAAACGCAGATCCGCTCTTTACCGACCCCGCCAATGATGACTATAGCCTCCAATCCGGGAGCCCCGCCATAGACACGGGCGACAATAGCCTCTATACCGCTGCTGGCGGAGACTTACAAAACGATTTGGATTTGGCCGGCAATCCGCGGGTGTTTGATTACGCCAACGGGAGCATTATCGATATGGGCGTTTTTGAAGCTGAATTTTCAGATCCGCCACCCTTAGCGTGTGCCTTTATCGAAAATCTGACAGATGGAGCCGACGGTATTTCGCTTGATACAAACATTACCTGGGGCGCAGTTGAGGGAGCTACCGGCTATCACCTTTCTATCCGTACCAATGAGGAAATAATTTATGAAGAAAACACGAGCGACACCATATTCACCCCGGAAAATGGATTGGAAGAAGGCACAACCTATTACGTCAGCGTAATACCTTATAACGAAAACGGCAGTGAGGCAGAAGGCTGTGATGAAATCAGTTTTACTACAGAAACGCTGACACCTCCTGATTGTGCTGTGATCACCACGCCTGTAAATGGAACTACCTATCCCGCTTACGAGGGAATCGGATGGGAAAGTGTGGAAGGAGCCGACGGCTACCGGATTTATATGGGCACTACTCCGGGGGGTACGGATGTAGCGAATGGACTGGAACACGGGGAGGATTTTGAAGACCCTGAGTGGGGGACCTATTACCTTAAGGTAATTCCTTATAACGAAGCAGGCGAGGCTACGGGTTGTGAAGAGATTAGTTTTTCGATAGTGGAACCGACGCCTCTTCCCCCCGGCTGTACCACGATAACTTCTCCGGCAAACGGAGACACGGATGTTCCGCTTGATTCGGAAATCACCTGGGATGCGGTTGAAGACGCTTCCGGTTATTACATTTCTGTAAGAACCGGTGCCGGCGATATTGTGGTCAACGAAGAGCCAGTAACCGGAACCAGTTATAACCCTGCAACCGATTTTAAAGAGAACACTACCTACCACGTCAGTGTAGTACCTTTTAACGATAACGGAGCAGCAACTGGTTGTGATGAAATCCGTTTTACCACAGAAACCCTGCCAATACCACTACCGGTTTGTACCACGATGATTTCCCCGGCAAATGGCGATACGGGCATTGCGCTTGATACGGAAATTACCTGGGAAGAAGTTGCCAATGCCGACGAGTACTACATTTCCATAGGGACTACTTCCGGTGGCACGGATATTGTAAATCACGAATCCGTAACCGGAACAACCTATATCCCGGAGGTCGGTCTGGAAGAAAATACCACCTATTTCATAATTGTCACTCCGTACAATGATGAGGGAAGTGCCGAGGATTGCACCGAAATCAGTTTTACTACGGAAACTTTACCGAAACCACCAGACTGTACCACGATGTACCGTCCCGTTAACGGTGCTACGAATGTCCCTGTTTCTGCCGCAATAAGCTGGAATGCTGTTCCCGAAGCCGACGGTTATTACCTTACCGTGGGAACAACATCCGGCGGTACGGACCTTGTAGATAACGAAGACGTGGGCGACACCACGGTTTACGATTTGGTCAACGACCTGCCCGGGAGTACTGAAATTTACGTAAGCGTAGTTCCGTACAACACCGAAGGAGAGGCCGAAAACTGTCAGGAAGAAAGCTTTACTACGAAAGCACTTGCAACACCGCCGGATTGCACAACCATCATAAGTCCTGCTAATGGCGAATCCGATGTTGCTATAGCTACCGATATATCCTGGAACACCATAGCTGATGCCGACGGGTACCGTATTTCGATAGGTACCACTGCCGGGGGGTCGGAGATCGTCGACCATCAGCAGGTGTCCGGGAATTCTTTTACCCCGGTTGCCGAACTGGATGAGAACACGACTTATTATGTAAGGGTAGTCCCGTACAATGCGGAGGGGAGTGCTGCGGGGTGTGATGAGATCAGTTTTACTACGGAAACACTGCCGGCAGCTCCTGGTTGCACAACCATAACAAGTCCGATCGATGGCGAATCCGATGTCGCTATAGCTACCGATATATCCTGGAACACCATAGCTGATGCCGACGGATACTACATTTCCATAGGAACTGCTCCCGGTGGAACGGACGTAGTGAACAACCGGTCAGTAACAGGAACGACATTTAGTCCGCCTGTCGATCTTGATGGTAACATGGTTTACTACGTATCTGTAGTTCCCTACAACGTTCAGGGCAGTGCTACGGGATGCACAGGGATTCGTTTTACCACCAGGGCGGCGGATGTCGATATAAATAAAACCAAATATGGATTTTCCCCTAACGGCGACGGGAACAACGATTTCTGGAAAATAGAAGGAATAGAAAACTATCCTGATAATACGGTTTCCGTATATAACAGGTGGGGAGATATGGTGTTCCGGGTACAGGAGTATGACAATCATTCCAATGTGTTCAGGGGACAGGCCAACAAGCTCACCGGATTAGGTGCGGGCAAGTTACCTTCGGGGACTTATTTCTTTGATGTTCAGTTTCGGGAAGGGGATGAGGTGAAAACAGTGAAAGGATTTGTGGTTATAAAACGTTGAGATGAAAAACAGGATGATATCTATTTTTACATGGTGTTTTGTGATATGCGGAGGATATTTAGCTTTAGCGCAGCAAACGGCTTTGTTTCCCGAATATAACTACAATCCTTTTATTATCAACTCCGCTTATGCGGGAATGGCCCCGGGACCCGAAGCCACCCTGAGTCATTACGGGTATATCAATAACATAGCAGGAAGCCCGAAAAGCTATGCCCTGAGTTTTCATTCGCCCGTATCCCATGGCAAAATGGGGCTTGGAGCCGCATTCTCCCGAGATAAGATAGGAGTGACGACGAACACCAATGCCTTTGCAGCGTATTCGTATAAACTGTTTTTCGACTATAAAAGCGATCGTCCCGACTGGCAGATCTACGATCAACACGTACTTTCGTTCGGGCTCACTGCCGGGGTGCATCAACTCAGCGATAACCTGCTGGAGCTGGGAATAGCGGACGATCCTGAATTTTCAGAAAACATCAATGCGACCATACCCGTGGTTGGTGTTGGCTTTTTATACAACTGTGCCGACTTTTATGTGGGGATTTCCGCCCCCAATATCCTGGGTGATAAGCTGGCTTCGAGAGATGACCTGAACCTGTCGAATCCTGTTTATGGTTATATGGGATACCGTTTTTTTGCAAACCGGTTCGACAGGATTGTGATCAAGCCCAGTGTGTTGTTAAAATATGAAGACGGGGCTCCCATGCAAGTCGATGTAAATCTGGCCACGAGTTTCAGTAACAAATTTGAGATCGGGGCGGGGTACCGGAGTCGTTCTTCCCTGAACTTCCTGGCGGGAATCTACCTGTTCAGGCATTTCAGGTTTGTTTATCACTATAACGTAGGGCTTAAAAATTCTTTGTTAGGGAACAGTCACGGAATTGCCCTGTCGTATTCTTTTGGGAATGCGTATTTTTAGCGGAAAAGGAATGAACCGGTCATATCGGGAGAGAAGGGGAGCTGAATTTCGGGATGATGATGATCCTCAACAATGATCTGCAGGGCATTTAACCAGTAATACAGATGAACATGAAAGATTGGATAACCGTATTGACATTAACATATCCGCATGAAGCACATCTTGTAAAAGTAAAACTTGAATCTGAGGGTATTGAGGTTCAGTTGATAGATGAAATGACTGTACAGGTCCATAATTTCTATTCGAATGCGATCGGTGGCATAAAACTATCGGTAAGAAAAGCAGATTTTCAGAGGGCCCGGCAAATCCTCATGGACCACAGTTATATTGAACCTGAAGAGCGGACAGAAAACAGGTTTTTAAACTGGTTTGACAGGTGTACAGCCGGATTTCCTTGGATTGGCAAGACGGCTTTGGGAGTCAGGCTGCTCATTTTTATAACGATAATATTCAGTATAGCTGCAATCCTGATCGTTTCGTTGTCAACGCCGTCAAAACTGGAGCGATTGACTGAAAATATATGGTGTGTTGATACCATTCACTATAAAGGACAGGTATTGGGCTCAAATTCGACGGGATCAAATGCGGAGAGTGATTATTTTAATTGTTCAGGGACTATGGAGTTTCGTAAAAACGGGGTAGCTATTTTCTCTGAAACTGATTCAAATGAGGATGGATATAGCTGGGAATTAAAAAATGATAGTTTGGTAATTTCAGAAAGGAATGTCAATAACGATCATTCTCCGGGCAATAGCCATGAGATTGCGGAGGGGGACAGGAATTCGGAGAAACCAAAATACCATGGGGTTTATGCGTTGGATATTAAAGACAATACGATAAAAATCCAATCAAACGACCTCACCGTTATCGGCAGAATCCTTGGAGTCAATATCTGGATTCAATGACAAATGGATGGTAACATGGTGGTTTCTAAAAAAGTAAGAGGAAGCAATGCTCCCTTTGTTTCACTTGATTTGTGCGATTGGCAGAATAATTTTCGAACCATTTTATGCAGGATTTGAAGAAATTGGCGGTCAGGAAAGTTGGGGAACTTTAAAACTTCTCACCATATGGCAACGAATGAAATATTATGTTCACGATAGATTTTTATAAAAATCATATGGATTATTGTAATGAAACTATATTGTTTTTAGATTGGCTTCACTTTTCTTAAACTGTTCAGACATAAAAAGGCAAGTGTTAACGATAGAATCACAGATATCCCTGCTGTCCAGTGCATTCCATTAGTAAAAGCCTCTTTTGCTAAAACAATAA contains the following coding sequences:
- a CDS encoding gliding motility-associated C-terminal domain-containing protein, with product MHKFYFTFLIACLAGVFVQAQTIIHVAPKARGTGDGLSWENARSIQNAVNNASEDDEIWIQAGTYHISETLNLNVSDVKLFGGFDGTEETRGDRDWKTNKTILDGGGSTQILVVNEENTAFDEIENMVIDGIRFKNGRYTGAGAGGGALHINPSDESNITIRSCRFNNNFSETNGGALYIVEEGYSYGKLVVNKCQFSNNTAEESGGAVYVQNRSDVRFTFKNSVFTKNTAKQFYGGAIRKSSGGNGVPFTVQNCKFVQNETGGTGGALGLEFSDSDVVEGSRFTANKARDGGAIGIRETLTIRDNYFKNNQATVNGGAIHTYSHSTTLYAERCHFVQNTAGENGGAIYNAGNTIDNENMTMVNSLFQGNVALVRGGAIYNNNGGWLSVVNCTFVNNSNTAVIYDYYDSNTKIYNSVFWDNTTEREGYYPDISSDYFPVSTDVTLDVRRNILQKYPDGTANLIMDPLLTANFHLQPGSPAIDAGAAARFNEVSLTRAANTTDLGGNDRRQGENIDIGAFEAKETEGETEIIPNNNILYVDQNVDTADPNYTDAGDSWENAVVELRDALDWAQDWDATTDGALQIWVATGNYRPTGDPTDREATFQLVSGVEIYGGFDATETDLDERDWENNVAVLSGDIDDNDAQDIITDPQNQIRGANSYNVVTGSGTDNTAALNGFTITGGSDNSGSIDGGGGIFMESGSPSLGYLTIIGNRATVARNGGGVFITGSSAPTITHSRFTHNFSGFRGGGIINNGGTLIMAYCTISGNMSNSRGGGVSNAGTLEMMNCLIFNNETGSAGGGISNFGGGTLTLTNCTVTENTANSPDYGGGGINNQGTLTLNNSILWGNEAPLVGKEFRTIGTATFSHSLYADSAYDVAGTITDNGGNLNADPLFTDPANDDYSLQSGSPAIDTGDNSLYTAAGGDLQNDLDLAGNPRVFDYANGSIIDMGVFEAEFSDPPPLACAFIENLTDGADGISLDTNITWGAVEGATGYHLSIRTNEEIIYEENTSDTIFTPENGLEEGTTYYVSVIPYNENGSEAEGCDEISFTTETLTPPDCAVITTPVNGTTYPAYEGIGWESVEGADGYRIYMGTTPGGTDVANGLEHGEDFEDPEWGTYYLKVIPYNEAGEATGCEEISFSIVEPTPLPPGCTTITSPANGDTDVPLDSEITWDAVEDASGYYISVRTGAGDIVVNEEPVTGTSYNPATDFKENTTYHVSVVPFNDNGAATGCDEIRFTTETLPIPLPVCTTMISPANGDTGIALDTEITWEEVANADEYYISIGTTSGGTDIVNHESVTGTTYIPEVGLEENTTYFIIVTPYNDEGSAEDCTEISFTTETLPKPPDCTTMYRPVNGATNVPVSAAISWNAVPEADGYYLTVGTTSGGTDLVDNEDVGDTTVYDLVNDLPGSTEIYVSVVPYNTEGEAENCQEESFTTKALATPPDCTTIISPANGESDVAIATDISWNTIADADGYRISIGTTAGGSEIVDHQQVSGNSFTPVAELDENTTYYVRVVPYNAEGSAAGCDEISFTTETLPAAPGCTTITSPIDGESDVAIATDISWNTIADADGYYISIGTAPGGTDVVNNRSVTGTTFSPPVDLDGNMVYYVSVVPYNVQGSATGCTGIRFTTRAADVDINKTKYGFSPNGDGNNDFWKIEGIENYPDNTVSVYNRWGDMVFRVQEYDNHSNVFRGQANKLTGLGAGKLPSGTYFFDVQFREGDEVKTVKGFVVIKR
- a CDS encoding PorP/SprF family type IX secretion system membrane protein gives rise to the protein MKNRMISIFTWCFVICGGYLALAQQTALFPEYNYNPFIINSAYAGMAPGPEATLSHYGYINNIAGSPKSYALSFHSPVSHGKMGLGAAFSRDKIGVTTNTNAFAAYSYKLFFDYKSDRPDWQIYDQHVLSFGLTAGVHQLSDNLLELGIADDPEFSENINATIPVVGVGFLYNCADFYVGISAPNILGDKLASRDDLNLSNPVYGYMGYRFFANRFDRIVIKPSVLLKYEDGAPMQVDVNLATSFSNKFEIGAGYRSRSSLNFLAGIYLFRHFRFVYHYNVGLKNSLLGNSHGIALSYSFGNAYF
- a CDS encoding putative signal transducing protein, with the protein product MKDWITVLTLTYPHEAHLVKVKLESEGIEVQLIDEMTVQVHNFYSNAIGGIKLSVRKADFQRARQILMDHSYIEPEERTENRFLNWFDRCTAGFPWIGKTALGVRLLIFITIIFSIAAILIVSLSTPSKLERLTENIWCVDTIHYKGQVLGSNSTGSNAESDYFNCSGTMEFRKNGVAIFSETDSNEDGYSWELKNDSLVISERNVNNDHSPGNSHEIAEGDRNSEKPKYHGVYALDIKDNTIKIQSNDLTVIGRILGVNIWIQ